From a region of the Geothrix sp. 21YS21S-2 genome:
- the gltA gene encoding NADPH-dependent glutamate synthase, giving the protein MSLSTSSMVHDETSMGEWHLLHLSAMTKMSELAAALLAQDWAQVDRACRWVYEVLRPHNEAEERELLPLLDELGAEALMDQLIGDHREMWDLTLLLLAANAGGVVKEPGIYQEQARRLMDLIRQHIDTEEHVMLPLLKGKSLYMGDEVNADGYLILEKRLLAPETWSFIVQAPMVARGRKPGQFLMVAPFEKSERIPLTLADGDARKGWIRFVMVEVGATTKAMGKLSQGDKLFAVAGPMGKPTELVEEGTVVLVAGGYGSAAILPAAQALKARGQRVITVLGGRSRERVLLAEELGAASDELIITTDDGTLGRQGIVTQPLAEILEREPVAEVVAVGPMPMMQAVSEATRERGIFTLVSLNALMVDGTGMCGGCRVSVGGEMKFACFDGPDFDGHKVDFNMLRMRQNWYKEDETAAQDHVCNLGMSSHPVTDADMPFIAPVADLDWQNLDLPSLKPAQRMKIPRQVAACQDPAIRVGNFSEVTLALNAEQARLEAARCLDCKVPKCIEGCPVNIDIPAFVKRIEAGDPLGAARILKQSSSLPAVCGRVCPQEKQCEAKCVVGIKGEAVGIGRLERFAADALLAAEPETPPMAPATGRKVAVVGAGPAGLTVAGELAGKGHDVTVYDALHRPGGVLLYGIPEFRLPNAIVEKEVDTLRRMGVKFVLNTLVGRSMTLAELRSENDAVFMGTGAGLPGMLGIPGEDFKGIYTANEFLTRINLMRADLFPESGTPVTVGRHVVIVGCGNTAMDASRAARRLGPESVSIVYRRTIKESTARKEELEHTEEEGVHFHFLTNPLRCIGNDKGWITHIECAVMELTEPGPDGRRGVRATAETVTLPCDTLVVALGFSVNPLIAQTEDRLKTLKGGVVRVDEATGETTVPGVFAGGDVITGGATVILAMGQGRRAAEAMHKQLMGI; this is encoded by the coding sequence CATGACGAAGATGTCCGAGCTGGCCGCGGCCCTGCTGGCCCAGGACTGGGCCCAGGTGGACCGCGCCTGCCGGTGGGTCTACGAGGTGCTGCGCCCCCACAACGAGGCCGAGGAGCGCGAGCTGCTGCCGCTCCTGGACGAGCTGGGCGCCGAGGCGCTCATGGACCAGCTCATCGGGGACCACCGGGAGATGTGGGACCTCACCCTCCTCCTGCTGGCGGCCAACGCCGGGGGGGTGGTGAAGGAGCCGGGCATCTACCAGGAGCAGGCACGTAGGCTCATGGACCTGATCCGCCAGCACATCGACACCGAGGAGCACGTCATGCTGCCGCTGCTCAAGGGGAAGTCGCTGTACATGGGCGACGAGGTGAACGCCGACGGCTACCTGATCCTGGAGAAGCGCCTCCTGGCCCCCGAGACCTGGAGTTTCATCGTCCAAGCCCCCATGGTGGCCCGGGGCCGCAAGCCCGGCCAGTTCCTCATGGTGGCCCCCTTCGAGAAGAGCGAGCGCATCCCCCTGACCCTGGCCGACGGCGACGCCCGCAAGGGCTGGATCCGCTTCGTCATGGTCGAGGTGGGCGCCACCACCAAGGCCATGGGCAAGCTCAGCCAGGGCGACAAGCTCTTCGCGGTGGCCGGTCCCATGGGCAAGCCCACGGAGCTGGTGGAGGAGGGCACCGTGGTGCTGGTGGCCGGCGGCTACGGCAGCGCGGCCATCCTCCCCGCGGCCCAGGCCCTCAAGGCCCGGGGCCAGCGGGTGATCACCGTGCTGGGAGGCCGCTCCCGTGAGCGCGTGCTCCTGGCGGAGGAGCTGGGCGCCGCGTCCGACGAGCTCATCATCACCACCGACGACGGCACCCTGGGCCGCCAGGGCATCGTCACGCAGCCCCTGGCCGAGATCCTGGAGCGCGAACCCGTGGCCGAGGTGGTGGCCGTGGGCCCCATGCCCATGATGCAGGCGGTCTCCGAGGCCACCCGGGAGCGCGGCATCTTCACGCTGGTGAGCCTCAACGCCCTCATGGTCGACGGCACGGGCATGTGCGGCGGCTGCCGGGTGTCGGTGGGCGGCGAGATGAAGTTCGCGTGCTTCGACGGCCCCGACTTCGACGGCCACAAGGTCGACTTCAACATGCTCCGCATGCGCCAGAACTGGTACAAGGAGGACGAGACCGCGGCCCAGGACCACGTGTGCAACCTGGGCATGTCCAGCCACCCGGTGACGGACGCGGACATGCCCTTCATCGCGCCGGTGGCCGACCTGGACTGGCAGAACCTGGACCTGCCCTCCCTCAAGCCCGCCCAGCGCATGAAGATCCCCCGCCAGGTGGCGGCCTGCCAGGATCCGGCCATCCGCGTGGGCAACTTCTCGGAAGTGACCCTGGCGCTGAACGCCGAGCAGGCCCGGCTGGAGGCCGCGCGCTGCCTGGACTGCAAGGTGCCCAAGTGCATCGAGGGGTGCCCGGTCAACATCGACATCCCGGCCTTCGTCAAGCGCATCGAGGCCGGCGATCCCCTGGGCGCCGCCCGCATCCTCAAGCAGTCCTCGAGCCTGCCCGCCGTGTGCGGCCGGGTGTGCCCGCAGGAGAAGCAGTGCGAGGCCAAGTGCGTGGTGGGCATCAAGGGGGAGGCCGTGGGCATCGGGCGCCTGGAGCGCTTCGCCGCCGACGCGCTGCTGGCCGCCGAGCCCGAGACGCCGCCCATGGCGCCGGCCACGGGCCGCAAGGTGGCCGTGGTGGGCGCGGGCCCCGCGGGCCTCACCGTCGCCGGCGAGCTGGCCGGGAAGGGCCACGACGTCACGGTCTACGACGCCCTGCACCGCCCCGGAGGCGTGCTGCTCTACGGCATTCCCGAGTTCCGCCTGCCCAACGCCATCGTGGAGAAGGAAGTGGACACGCTGCGCCGCATGGGCGTGAAGTTCGTCCTGAACACCCTGGTGGGCCGCTCCATGACCCTGGCCGAGCTCCGGTCCGAAAACGACGCCGTGTTCATGGGCACCGGCGCGGGCCTGCCCGGCATGCTGGGGATCCCGGGCGAGGACTTCAAGGGCATCTACACAGCCAACGAGTTCCTCACCCGCATCAACCTCATGCGCGCCGACCTCTTCCCCGAATCCGGCACGCCGGTGACGGTCGGCAGGCACGTGGTCATCGTGGGCTGCGGCAACACCGCCATGGACGCCTCCCGCGCCGCGCGGCGCCTGGGCCCCGAATCGGTCTCGATCGTCTACCGCCGCACCATCAAGGAATCCACCGCCCGCAAGGAGGAGCTGGAGCACACCGAGGAGGAGGGCGTCCACTTCCACTTCCTCACCAACCCCCTGCGCTGCATCGGCAACGACAAGGGCTGGATCACCCACATCGAGTGCGCCGTCATGGAGCTCACCGAACCCGGCCCCGACGGCCGCCGCGGCGTGCGCGCCACCGCCGAGACCGTGACCCTGCCCTGCGACACCCTGGTGGTGGCCCTGGGCTTCTCCGTGAATCCGCTGATCGCCCAGACCGAGGACCGCCTCAAGACCCTCAAGGGCGGCGTGGTGCGGGTGGACGAGGCCACCGGGGAGACCACGGTGCCGGGCGTCTTCGCCGGCGGCGACGTCATCACGGGCGGGGCGACGGTGATCCTGGCCATGGGACAGGGAAGGCGGGCCGCGGAAGCGATGCACAAGCAGCTGATGGGAATCTAG
- a CDS encoding Crp/Fnr family transcriptional regulator, with protein MNLRRIDYLAGLPAAEAEELATVSELRRYPNGSPVFTQGEAMPGVFVVVQGALKVFRTDGRGKIQVIDILQPGTCVGEVQVFDGGVAASGAEAHGDTECWLVPAGALRIMATKNNAVAMCMIQHFAGKVRHLISLVETLSLHSVPERVGQLILEYQGRNPGRALVEFKETQEDLAQCIGASREAFSRALRLLADLGLIQSTFPVVRILDIQKLQRYARG; from the coding sequence GTGAATCTGAGACGCATCGACTACCTGGCAGGACTGCCTGCGGCGGAAGCCGAGGAGTTGGCCACCGTCAGCGAGCTGCGGCGGTATCCCAACGGCAGCCCCGTCTTCACCCAGGGTGAGGCCATGCCCGGCGTCTTCGTGGTGGTGCAGGGCGCCCTGAAGGTGTTCCGCACCGACGGCCGCGGCAAGATCCAGGTCATCGACATCCTCCAGCCCGGCACCTGCGTGGGCGAGGTCCAGGTGTTCGACGGCGGCGTGGCCGCCAGCGGCGCCGAGGCCCACGGGGACACCGAGTGCTGGCTGGTGCCCGCCGGCGCCCTGCGCATCATGGCCACCAAGAACAACGCCGTGGCCATGTGCATGATCCAGCACTTCGCCGGCAAGGTCCGCCACCTCATCAGCCTGGTGGAGACCCTCAGCCTCCACAGCGTCCCCGAGCGGGTGGGCCAGCTGATCCTGGAATACCAGGGCCGCAACCCCGGCCGGGCCCTCGTGGAATTCAAGGAGACCCAGGAGGACTTGGCCCAGTGCATCGGCGCGAGCCGGGAGGCCTTCAGCAGGGCGCTGCGGCTGCTGGCCGACCTGGGGCTCATCCAGAGCACGTTCCCGGTCGTGAGGATCCTGGACATCCAGAAACTGCAGCGGTACGCCCGGGGCTGA
- a CDS encoding HAD-IIB family hydrolase, with amino-acid sequence MRESGIYILMISVHGLIRGTAPELGRDPDTGGQVLYVLELAKALGRQPDVAQVDLLTRLVQDPALPADYAQPEEALGPHARIIRLPFGPRRYVRKELLWDHLDQLVDRFLVYARELPRLPDVLHSHYGDAGLVAQRLSALLGIPFLHTGHSLGRCKRDRLLQAGGKEAALERTFHFERRIRAEDEVLRHAARVVASTRQEVAEQYGLYPHFDPRRAVVIPPGTDLGRFTPPASRHPEPAMAALVDRFLARPRKPLVLCIGRPVPSKNILGLVEAYGLDARLRAQANLLLVAGHHEDIRDMDEEGRRTWEELLLALDRFDLFGSVAFPRTHRAEDVPGFYRLAVQRRGVYVNPSVQESFGLTLIEAAATGLPVVTTDCGGPRDIVANCRNGTVVESREPAALSAAIRDALEDPSRWAAWARNGLRRVRDTYSWDAHVGKYLKVLQRLLKRGRKQARRERADLDPAPGTSPFLHARAALICDLDGTLLGDRESLDQLLAWIREQRGALAFGVATGRKLDNALWALKTWGVPEPDVIISGIGTEIRYGFNRAHDQAWENHIRQGWRREDLASALKDVPGLRLQNHRKQGPYKLSYNVKPSRMPPLETLVANLHRAGLQANLVYSESRNLDVLPRCASKGHAVRYLAFKWGIPPDRFLVAGDSGNDRDMLLGDMLGIVVGNHSPELGELRGRARVYFANQPCAAGILEGIRHYSLRFPLPFVFSSGPALEVRESEGLAWIG; translated from the coding sequence GTGAGGGAAAGCGGCATCTACATCCTGATGATCAGCGTCCACGGACTGATCCGGGGCACCGCGCCGGAACTGGGCCGGGACCCGGATACGGGCGGGCAGGTGCTCTACGTGCTGGAGTTGGCCAAGGCCCTGGGCCGCCAGCCGGACGTGGCCCAGGTGGACCTGCTCACGCGCCTGGTGCAGGACCCCGCGCTGCCCGCGGACTATGCCCAGCCGGAGGAGGCCCTGGGGCCCCACGCCCGGATCATCCGGCTGCCCTTCGGCCCGCGGCGCTACGTGCGCAAGGAGCTGCTCTGGGACCACCTCGACCAGCTGGTCGACCGCTTCCTCGTGTACGCCCGTGAGCTCCCCCGCCTGCCGGACGTGCTCCACAGCCACTACGGGGACGCGGGCCTGGTGGCCCAGCGCCTTTCCGCGCTTCTGGGCATCCCCTTCCTGCACACCGGGCATTCCCTGGGCCGGTGCAAGCGGGACCGCCTCCTGCAGGCCGGAGGCAAGGAGGCCGCTCTCGAGCGGACGTTCCATTTCGAGCGCCGCATCCGGGCCGAGGACGAGGTGCTGCGCCACGCCGCGCGGGTGGTGGCCAGCACCCGGCAGGAGGTGGCCGAGCAGTACGGCCTCTACCCCCACTTCGACCCGCGCAGGGCCGTGGTGATCCCTCCGGGCACGGACCTGGGGCGCTTCACGCCGCCGGCCTCCCGGCACCCCGAACCCGCCATGGCGGCCCTCGTGGACCGCTTCCTGGCGCGCCCCCGCAAGCCCCTGGTGCTGTGCATCGGCCGCCCCGTGCCCTCCAAGAACATCCTGGGCCTGGTGGAGGCCTACGGTCTCGACGCGCGCCTGCGGGCCCAGGCCAACCTGCTCCTGGTGGCCGGCCACCACGAGGACATCCGGGACATGGACGAGGAGGGCCGCCGCACCTGGGAGGAGCTGCTGCTCGCCCTGGACCGCTTCGACCTCTTCGGGTCCGTGGCCTTCCCCCGCACCCACCGCGCGGAGGACGTCCCCGGCTTCTACCGGCTGGCGGTGCAGCGCCGGGGCGTCTACGTGAACCCCTCGGTCCAGGAGAGCTTCGGGCTCACCCTCATCGAGGCCGCCGCCACGGGGCTTCCCGTGGTGACCACCGACTGCGGCGGCCCCCGGGACATCGTGGCCAACTGCCGCAACGGCACCGTGGTGGAATCCCGCGAGCCCGCGGCGCTTTCCGCGGCCATCCGGGACGCCCTGGAGGATCCGTCGCGGTGGGCGGCATGGGCCCGCAACGGCCTGCGGCGGGTGCGCGACACCTACAGCTGGGACGCCCACGTCGGGAAGTACCTGAAGGTGCTCCAGCGGCTCCTCAAGCGCGGCCGGAAGCAGGCCCGTAGGGAGCGGGCCGACCTGGACCCGGCCCCGGGCACCTCCCCCTTCCTCCACGCGAGGGCCGCGCTCATCTGCGACCTGGACGGCACCCTGCTGGGCGACCGGGAGTCCCTGGACCAGCTCCTGGCCTGGATCCGGGAGCAGCGCGGCGCCCTGGCCTTCGGGGTGGCCACGGGCCGCAAGCTGGACAACGCCCTGTGGGCCCTCAAGACCTGGGGCGTGCCCGAGCCCGACGTGATCATCAGCGGCATCGGCACCGAGATCCGCTACGGCTTCAACCGCGCCCACGACCAGGCCTGGGAGAACCACATCCGCCAGGGCTGGAGGCGGGAGGACCTGGCGTCCGCGCTCAAGGACGTGCCGGGGCTCCGGCTCCAGAACCACCGCAAGCAGGGGCCCTACAAGCTCAGCTACAACGTCAAGCCCAGCCGCATGCCGCCCCTGGAGACCCTGGTGGCCAACCTCCACCGCGCCGGCCTCCAGGCCAACCTCGTGTACTCCGAGTCCCGGAACCTGGACGTGCTGCCCCGCTGCGCCTCCAAGGGCCACGCGGTGCGCTACCTCGCCTTCAAGTGGGGCATCCCCCCGGACCGCTTCCTGGTGGCCGGGGATTCCGGCAACGACCGGGACATGCTCCTGGGCGACATGCTGGGCATCGTGGTGGGCAACCACAGCCCCGAACTGGGCGAGCTGCGCGGGCGGGCCCGGGTGTACTTCGCCAACCAGCCCTGCGCCGCGGGGATCCTCGAGGGGATCCGCCACTACAGCCTCCGGTTCCCCCTCCCCTTCGTCTTCAGTTCAGGTCCCGCCCTGGAGGTTCGAGAATCCGAAGGGCTGGCATGGATAGGCTGA
- the efp gene encoding elongation factor P — protein MPFINAVQLRVGMIVNFENELCRVTFVEHQTPGNLPARIATKMKRLKDGLNRENRFGSAEKVDKASLEQHMMEFLYEDGDNIVLMNGETYEQLEIPKEFMGDDAVFLQPNMVVEVEFYEEKALSITLPPSVVLEIVETEPVMKNANATGSYKPAKMENGVIVNVPPYMEAGEKIRVNTVDRSFMERVK, from the coding sequence ATGCCCTTCATCAACGCCGTCCAGCTCCGCGTCGGGATGATCGTCAATTTCGAGAACGAACTCTGCCGGGTGACCTTCGTCGAGCACCAGACCCCCGGCAACCTCCCGGCCCGCATCGCCACCAAGATGAAGCGTCTCAAGGACGGCCTCAACCGCGAGAACCGCTTCGGTTCCGCCGAGAAGGTGGACAAGGCGAGCCTCGAGCAGCACATGATGGAGTTCCTCTACGAGGACGGCGACAACATCGTGCTCATGAACGGCGAGACCTACGAGCAGCTGGAGATCCCCAAGGAGTTCATGGGCGACGACGCCGTCTTCCTCCAGCCCAACATGGTCGTGGAAGTGGAGTTCTACGAAGAGAAGGCGCTGAGCATCACCCTTCCTCCCAGCGTCGTGCTCGAGATCGTCGAGACCGAGCCCGTCATGAAGAACGCCAACGCCACCGGCTCCTACAAGCCCGCGAAAATGGAGAACGGCGTCATCGTGAACGTCCCCCCCTACATGGAAGCGGGCGAGAAGATCCGCGTGAACACCGTGGACCGCTCCTTCATGGAACGCGTCAAGTAG
- a CDS encoding TonB-dependent receptor domain-containing protein — translation MTFLGHGLQGAEGRRPPQAGAESSQFFARGFELEFGTDFEVELGGIPLNTPSHVHGPGFLDQALVIPEVVEGFQYAKGPYRSAQTAVAGRASMELVPALREPFLSFTHGGARTDRFARFLWTETLPSSVTYALDLTRNERPWDDLTGSARLNAAFRKDGEGPRGRWSLTLLGSDDRTDAGGASPVRPWTGDGTPDDARAGDGTRNQRVLLGWRLAAREGPGRTGRVRVYAGAHHQRIWNNWTFFLRDPVNGDQTEQVDRRAFVGMDSERTWDRGAWTHTLGLQARADRVTAEVTPTADRERLGASPAPRLAARGGLYHGTLHGQSALRLGRGWEAFLGMRLDAHRNRVSALAGPWSPQDRGQVLGSPRAGLSFSPAEGTVFSASAGRGFRIGDAFRDTRPMVRTTSAEVSAQTRPLAPWVASLTVWRLDLEAEVLFDPGKNAFTARGPARHEGVELYNEVRTGPWRAELAWGWNRAAFKEPAHGLDHVPGSVPLTGYLGVGWSDRGLGLEARVRRTGVRPLTGDGAVTAGRQDALELKAQVDLDRWSFGVEVINAFNWKKYNYQYHYASRFPDGEAVADRHLKAADPQAIRVEVRRRF, via the coding sequence GTGACATTTCTGGGCCACGGCCTCCAGGGGGCGGAGGGACGCCGCCCTCCCCAGGCGGGCGCCGAGTCCTCGCAGTTCTTCGCCCGGGGCTTCGAGCTGGAATTCGGCACCGATTTCGAGGTGGAGCTGGGGGGCATCCCCCTCAACACGCCCTCCCACGTGCACGGCCCCGGCTTCCTGGACCAGGCCCTGGTGATCCCCGAGGTGGTGGAGGGCTTCCAGTACGCCAAGGGCCCCTACCGCTCGGCCCAGACCGCCGTGGCGGGGCGGGCCTCGATGGAGCTGGTCCCCGCGCTGCGCGAGCCCTTCCTCTCGTTCACGCACGGCGGGGCCCGCACGGACCGCTTCGCGCGCTTCCTGTGGACCGAGACCCTCCCGTCCAGCGTCACGTACGCCCTGGACCTCACCCGCAACGAGCGGCCCTGGGACGACCTCACGGGGTCGGCGCGCCTCAACGCCGCCTTCCGCAAGGACGGCGAAGGACCCCGGGGCCGGTGGAGCCTCACCCTCCTGGGCTCGGACGACAGGACCGACGCCGGCGGCGCCAGTCCCGTGCGCCCCTGGACCGGGGACGGCACTCCCGACGACGCCAGGGCGGGGGACGGCACCCGGAACCAGCGCGTGCTCCTGGGCTGGCGCCTTGCCGCCCGGGAGGGCCCGGGCCGGACGGGCCGGGTCCGCGTCTACGCCGGCGCCCATCACCAGCGGATCTGGAACAACTGGACCTTCTTCCTCCGGGACCCCGTGAACGGGGACCAGACCGAGCAGGTCGACCGCAGGGCCTTCGTGGGGATGGATTCCGAGCGGACCTGGGACCGGGGCGCCTGGACGCACACCCTGGGCCTCCAGGCCCGCGCGGACCGCGTGACCGCGGAAGTGACCCCCACCGCGGACCGGGAGCGCCTGGGGGCGTCGCCCGCGCCCAGGCTGGCCGCGCGGGGGGGGCTCTACCACGGCACCCTGCACGGCCAGAGCGCCCTGCGCCTGGGCCGCGGGTGGGAGGCCTTCCTGGGCATGCGCCTGGACGCCCACAGGAACCGCGTCAGCGCCCTGGCCGGACCCTGGTCGCCCCAGGACCGCGGCCAGGTCCTGGGGAGCCCCCGGGCCGGCCTCTCGTTTTCGCCCGCGGAGGGCACGGTCTTCTCGGCCAGCGCCGGCCGGGGGTTTCGCATCGGCGACGCCTTCCGCGACACCCGTCCCATGGTCCGCACCACCAGCGCCGAGGTGAGCGCCCAGACCCGGCCCCTGGCCCCCTGGGTGGCGAGCCTGACGGTCTGGCGCCTGGACCTGGAGGCGGAGGTCCTCTTCGATCCCGGGAAAAACGCCTTCACGGCCCGGGGCCCGGCCCGCCACGAGGGCGTCGAGCTCTACAACGAGGTCCGCACCGGCCCCTGGCGCGCGGAGCTGGCCTGGGGCTGGAACCGGGCCGCCTTCAAGGAGCCCGCCCACGGCCTGGACCACGTGCCGGGCTCGGTCCCGCTCACCGGGTACCTGGGCGTGGGCTGGTCGGACCGGGGCCTGGGCCTGGAGGCCAGGGTCCGGCGCACGGGGGTCCGGCCCCTCACCGGGGACGGGGCGGTCACCGCCGGGCGCCAGGACGCCCTGGAGCTGAAGGCCCAGGTCGACCTGGACCGCTGGTCCTTCGGGGTGGAGGTAATCAATGCCTTCAATTGGAAGAAATACAACTACCAGTACCACTACGCCTCCCGCTTCCCGGACGGGGAGGCGGTGGCGGACCGGCATCTGAAGGCCGCCGACCCCCAGGCCATCCGGGTGGAGGTGCGCAGGCGATTCTGA
- a CDS encoding gamma carbonic anhydrase family protein: MAPRIGERVLVAPSATVLGDVALGDDTSVWFNCVLRGDVNAIAIGRRVNIQDFCCLHVTNGRWSLTLEDEVSVAHNVMLHGCTVRRGALVGMSTTIMDGAEVGEGCLVAAGSLLKEGFKAPPGTLVAGWPATVKGPLSPAQRELVAGIWPRYVRYKEAYFKDGWPVAVSPAAAFPEPGFREGHLFP, translated from the coding sequence ATGGCTCCGCGCATCGGCGAACGGGTCCTGGTGGCCCCCAGCGCCACGGTCCTGGGGGACGTCGCCCTGGGCGACGACACGTCGGTGTGGTTCAACTGCGTCCTGCGGGGGGACGTGAACGCCATCGCCATCGGCCGCCGCGTGAACATCCAGGACTTCTGCTGCCTCCACGTCACCAACGGCAGGTGGTCGCTCACCCTGGAGGACGAGGTGAGCGTCGCCCACAACGTCATGCTCCACGGCTGCACCGTGCGCCGGGGCGCCCTGGTGGGCATGAGCACGACGATCATGGACGGCGCGGAGGTGGGCGAGGGCTGCCTGGTGGCGGCCGGATCGCTCCTCAAGGAGGGCTTCAAGGCGCCGCCGGGAACCCTGGTGGCGGGGTGGCCCGCCACGGTCAAGGGGCCCCTCTCGCCCGCGCAGCGCGAGCTGGTGGCCGGGATCTGGCCGCGCTACGTGCGCTACAAGGAGGCCTACTTCAAGGACGGCTGGCCCGTGGCGGTCTCCCCCGCAGCGGCCTTTCCGGAACCCGGGTTCCGGGAGGGGCATCTTTTCCCCTAG
- the rplM gene encoding 50S ribosomal protein L13: MSTYFPKGQDLVNRKWFVVDATGLPVGRLSTVVADVLSGKSKPTWTPFIDTGDHVVVINAAKAVFTGKKATQKFYRRTSTQPGSMVEVRADVMKITFPGRIIESAVKGMLPKGPLGRAMYRKLKVYDGAEHQQQSQQPETLAIKL, encoded by the coding sequence ATGAGCACCTATTTCCCCAAGGGTCAAGACCTAGTCAATCGCAAGTGGTTCGTCGTCGACGCCACCGGGCTGCCCGTGGGCCGCCTGAGCACCGTCGTCGCGGACGTCCTCTCGGGCAAGAGCAAGCCGACCTGGACCCCCTTCATCGACACGGGCGACCATGTGGTGGTGATCAACGCCGCCAAGGCCGTCTTCACCGGCAAGAAGGCCACCCAGAAGTTCTACCGCCGCACGAGCACCCAGCCCGGCAGCATGGTCGAGGTCCGGGCCGACGTCATGAAGATCACCTTCCCCGGCCGCATCATCGAGAGCGCCGTGAAGGGCATGCTTCCCAAGGGCCCCCTGGGCCGCGCGATGTATCGCAAGCTCAAGGTCTACGACGGCGCCGAGCACCAGCAGCAGTCGCAGCAGCCCGAAACCCTGGCTATCAAGCTCTAA
- the rpsI gene encoding 30S ribosomal protein S9, with amino-acid sequence MAISQNYGTGRRKSCTARVFMRPGTGKVTVNGRTEENYFPNAVLRMVVHQPLVLAEMDGKFDLIVSVSGGGPAGQASAIRMGLSRALLGYNDQLKGMLRQAGLLTRDPRMKERKKPGQMGARRRFQFSKR; translated from the coding sequence ATGGCGATTTCCCAGAACTACGGAACCGGCCGGCGCAAGTCCTGCACCGCTCGCGTCTTCATGCGCCCCGGCACCGGCAAGGTCACCGTGAACGGCCGCACCGAGGAGAACTACTTCCCCAACGCCGTGCTCCGCATGGTGGTGCACCAGCCGCTCGTGCTGGCCGAGATGGACGGCAAGTTCGACCTGATCGTCTCCGTCTCCGGCGGCGGCCCCGCCGGCCAGGCTTCGGCCATCCGCATGGGCCTCTCCCGCGCCCTGCTCGGCTACAACGACCAGCTCAAGGGCATGCTCCGGCAGGCCGGCCTGCTGACCCGCGATCCTCGCATGAAGGAGCGCAAGAAGCCCGGTCAGATGGGCGCCCGCCGCCGCTTCCAGTTCTCGAAGCGCTAG
- the rpsB gene encoding 30S ribosomal protein S2, whose product MAAIQMKELLEAGVHFGHQTKRWNPKMKKYIFGARNSIYIIDLQKTLRLWNTAANFLTKAASEGKNFLFVATKPQAQELIAEQAQRCGAYYVNNRWLGGMLTNFATIKKSLDKLKEIEATLNDPARTAMLTKKEILTLTRSKEKLEASFAGIRDMRSVPDVIFVIDPHREDIAITEAAKLGLKIVGLVDTNCDPDKINYVIPANDDAIRSILLFSERVADSILEGRQSFQDKGDNDNMKAMMAEKMNEGGEA is encoded by the coding sequence ATGGCTGCCATTCAAATGAAGGAACTGCTTGAAGCCGGTGTGCACTTCGGCCACCAGACCAAGCGCTGGAACCCCAAGATGAAGAAGTACATCTTCGGCGCCCGGAACAGCATCTACATCATCGACCTGCAGAAGACGCTCCGCCTCTGGAACACGGCCGCCAACTTCCTCACCAAGGCCGCCAGCGAAGGCAAGAACTTCCTCTTCGTCGCCACCAAGCCCCAGGCCCAGGAGCTCATCGCCGAGCAGGCCCAGCGCTGCGGCGCCTACTACGTGAACAACCGCTGGCTGGGCGGCATGCTCACCAACTTCGCGACCATCAAGAAGTCCCTGGACAAGCTCAAGGAGATCGAGGCCACCCTCAACGATCCCGCGCGCACGGCCATGCTGACCAAGAAGGAGATCCTGACCCTGACCCGCTCCAAGGAGAAGCTCGAAGCCTCCTTCGCCGGAATCCGGGACATGCGTTCGGTTCCCGACGTCATCTTCGTCATCGATCCGCACCGCGAGGACATCGCCATCACCGAGGCCGCCAAGCTGGGCCTGAAGATCGTCGGCCTGGTCGACACCAACTGCGACCCCGACAAGATCAACTACGTCATCCCCGCCAACGACGACGCGATCCGCTCCATCCTCCTCTTCTCCGAGCGCGTGGCCGACTCCATCCTCGAAGGCCGCCAGTCCTTCCAGGACAAGGGCGACAACGACAACATGAAGGCCATGATGGCCGAGAAGATGAACGAAGGCGGCGAGGCCTAG
- the tsf gene encoding translation elongation factor Ts — MAYTALDVKALRDKTGLGMMDCKKALEENGGDMEKAMDYLRKKGLASSAAKAGRIAAEGIVESYIHPGGRVGVLIELNCETDFVARTENFTRLVREVAMHIAAHDPAPQFVTKEEVTQSFLDKEKEIATSQALATGKPAAVVEKIVEGKMNKIYEEVCLLEQKFIMNGDLTVAQHLSAKTAEIGEKLSIRRFTKYVMGEGLEKRNDDFAAEVAAQAAAAK; from the coding sequence ATGGCATACACGGCCCTAGATGTGAAGGCCCTCCGGGACAAGACCGGCCTGGGCATGATGGACTGCAAGAAGGCCCTGGAAGAGAACGGCGGGGACATGGAAAAGGCCATGGACTACCTCCGCAAGAAGGGCCTGGCCTCCTCCGCCGCCAAGGCCGGCCGCATCGCCGCCGAGGGCATCGTCGAGTCCTACATCCACCCCGGCGGCCGCGTCGGCGTGCTCATCGAGCTGAACTGCGAGACCGATTTCGTGGCCCGCACCGAGAACTTCACCCGCCTCGTGCGCGAAGTGGCCATGCACATCGCGGCCCACGATCCCGCGCCCCAGTTCGTGACGAAGGAGGAGGTCACCCAGTCCTTCCTGGACAAGGAGAAGGAGATCGCCACCTCCCAGGCCCTGGCCACCGGCAAGCCCGCCGCCGTCGTCGAGAAGATCGTCGAAGGCAAGATGAACAAGATCTACGAGGAAGTCTGCCTCCTGGAGCAGAAGTTCATCATGAACGGCGACCTCACCGTCGCCCAGCACCTCTCCGCCAAGACCGCCGAGATCGGCGAGAAGCTCAGCATCCGCCGCTTCACGAAGTACGTGATGGGCGAAGGTCTCGAGAAGCGCAACGACGACTTCGCGGCGGAAGTCGCCGCCCAGGCCGCCGCCGCCAAGTAG